The following are encoded together in the Desulfococcus multivorans genome:
- a CDS encoding DUF1566 domain-containing protein, producing the protein MDVKNYYFILELSIDPPENDPKVIEDAIQKKQALWSRLRNHPTKGTQAQHYMGLIPEIRKIMMDDALRKKEAEAAKDLLIEHEKKSNIKIDRHIALLLSKGHITNDEISKLACLNGVSRECIQERLAQKQHLFLINYVIEELIRTGKTDPKYHKRLIKEFALTPEKASEWIQKKEDEKRRKIDTYLKRCNRRGYIARQEITALSRLYLISEDNIVRRIRCVIKKNASPLRDRPEPLEKSTEKLIEDNLKLVGKSSLYDFLDVLPSADLSILQERAHDKEIEIRKIGQKDARTTAGGTLAGHCIFIFKSEENRSAYDRSLTLSRLKELEADMDITGISKKIHAEYFSILMKNALKLGMDIDEARLHIEGYLRKRNRKIEKPKPFIAKRRPVFLRPIPIIAAMVLVSASVFFFITAKKKLLAQEFRNVIARSEQLRKPEQKETIFRAFLEKYPKSDFTPEVESMLLSVQKIIEDRDYHQVLTESETLIQSGQLPMAKSLFRRYLEKYPGGHHQEAAKTRLLEITNTLEERNYKILQEKLTDCEAQETWRDCIILCSHFIERYPQAERTENVAMLKTKYEKILQSQSELVSMKQDAEKKGLDFEGARQIYLSYLELNPELPLVIKKTIVDEIRRYDRQIETFKQAERNWKRLSADIPNDRSNLTKRIQDIRSFISKYPQDWFGEEARYLLIQMEKLENLKNRQHETEREIHDWKAVTTYVQDRRTSLSNRIARVETFIRNHPQGSYTPKAKIILAALVKHKQIEERQRRRDMSNAVLKSEEKHRISQWLRSAGISFIDNKNGTATDRRTGLTWCLFDTTDTGNQCITHREALQYVKNLNAGGYNDWRIPSVEELQIILQAQTPFPVNRTHFFWTSELFWHGWNKMAYVFTPDSTLKWKKESKKIENCGSVLAVR; encoded by the coding sequence ATGGACGTTAAAAACTATTACTTTATTTTGGAGCTTTCCATCGATCCTCCGGAAAATGACCCAAAGGTCATTGAGGATGCGATCCAAAAAAAGCAGGCACTTTGGAGTCGTCTTCGTAATCATCCGACCAAAGGTACCCAAGCACAACACTACATGGGGCTCATCCCCGAAATCCGAAAAATCATGATGGACGATGCCCTTCGGAAAAAGGAGGCTGAAGCGGCCAAAGACCTTCTGATCGAGCACGAAAAAAAATCCAACATCAAAATCGATCGACATATCGCTCTCCTGTTGAGCAAAGGACACATCACCAATGATGAAATCTCCAAACTGGCTTGCCTGAATGGGGTTTCCAGGGAATGCATTCAGGAGCGGCTTGCGCAAAAACAACATCTTTTTCTCATCAACTATGTCATCGAGGAACTGATCCGAACCGGGAAAACCGATCCGAAATATCATAAGCGTCTGATTAAGGAGTTTGCTCTGACACCGGAAAAAGCGTCAGAGTGGATTCAAAAAAAAGAAGACGAAAAAAGAAGGAAAATAGACACCTATCTCAAACGCTGCAACCGGAGAGGCTATATTGCTCGACAAGAGATAACGGCTCTGTCCCGGCTTTATCTGATATCCGAGGACAATATTGTCCGCCGAATACGGTGCGTCATCAAGAAAAACGCTTCGCCTCTTCGAGACCGACCTGAACCGCTGGAAAAAAGCACAGAAAAGCTCATCGAAGACAACTTGAAACTCGTCGGGAAATCCTCTCTCTATGATTTTTTGGATGTTTTACCGAGCGCAGATTTGAGTATTTTACAGGAAAGGGCCCACGACAAGGAGATAGAGATCCGGAAAATCGGACAGAAGGATGCCAGGACGACTGCCGGCGGAACGCTGGCGGGACATTGCATATTTATCTTCAAAAGCGAGGAAAACCGGAGCGCCTACGATCGCAGTTTGACCTTGTCGCGTCTCAAGGAACTCGAGGCGGACATGGATATCACGGGCATCAGCAAAAAAATCCATGCGGAATATTTTTCAATTCTGATGAAAAACGCTCTCAAACTCGGAATGGATATTGATGAAGCGAGATTACATATTGAAGGGTATTTACGCAAAAGAAACCGGAAAATCGAGAAACCCAAGCCGTTCATTGCCAAACGGCGGCCCGTATTCCTTCGCCCGATCCCCATCATTGCAGCAATGGTTCTGGTATCGGCATCCGTCTTTTTTTTCATTACCGCCAAAAAGAAGCTGCTGGCCCAGGAATTCAGAAATGTCATAGCGCGTTCGGAGCAACTACGAAAACCGGAACAAAAGGAGACGATTTTTCGCGCGTTTCTGGAGAAATATCCCAAAAGCGATTTTACGCCTGAAGTGGAAAGCATGCTGCTATCCGTTCAGAAGATTATCGAAGACCGGGATTACCATCAGGTCCTCACAGAGTCTGAAACTCTCATCCAGAGCGGGCAACTGCCCATGGCCAAATCGCTTTTTCGCCGATATCTCGAGAAATATCCAGGCGGACACCATCAAGAAGCAGCGAAAACAAGACTTCTGGAAATTACCAACACGTTGGAAGAACGAAACTACAAGATCCTCCAGGAAAAACTCACGGACTGTGAAGCGCAGGAAACCTGGAGGGATTGCATTATACTCTGCAGCCATTTCATTGAAAGATATCCCCAAGCCGAGCGCACTGAAAATGTCGCGATGCTGAAAACAAAATATGAGAAGATCCTGCAAAGCCAATCAGAGTTGGTGTCCATGAAACAGGATGCGGAAAAAAAAGGACTCGATTTTGAAGGGGCCAGACAAATATATCTATCGTATCTTGAACTCAATCCGGAACTGCCCTTGGTCATCAAAAAAACCATCGTTGACGAAATACGCCGCTACGATCGGCAGATCGAGACCTTCAAGCAGGCGGAGCGGAATTGGAAGCGCCTTTCGGCGGACATCCCCAACGATCGATCGAACCTCACGAAACGTATCCAGGATATCAGGAGCTTTATCTCCAAATATCCTCAGGACTGGTTCGGCGAAGAAGCACGATATCTATTGATCCAGATGGAAAAACTGGAGAATTTGAAAAACAGGCAACATGAAACAGAAAGGGAAATACATGACTGGAAAGCGGTGACAACCTATGTTCAAGACCGCCGGACAAGCCTGTCGAATCGCATAGCCAGGGTCGAGACCTTTATCCGAAACCATCCCCAGGGCAGTTATACTCCAAAAGCGAAAATCATTCTCGCCGCTCTCGTCAAACACAAACAGATCGAGGAGCGTCAACGTCGCCGGGATATGAGCAATGCCGTCCTGAAATCCGAAGAGAAGCACCGGATCAGCCAATGGCTGCGAAGCGCTGGAATATCCTTTATCGACAACAAAAACGGTACGGCTACAGACCGGCGAACCGGATTGACGTGGTGCCTTTTCGATACGACAGATACGGGCAATCAATGCATTACCCACCGTGAAGCGCTTCAATATGTCAAAAATCTCAACGCTGGGGGATATAACGACTGGCGCATCCCTTCAGTGGAAGAGTTGCAGATTATTCTTCAAGCCCAAACCCCGTTTCCCGTAAACCGTACCCATTTTTTCTGGACATCGGAACTCTTCTGGCATGGCTGGAACAAAATGGCCTATGTCTTCACCCCCGACAGCACCCTGAAATGGAAAAAGGAATCCAAAAAAATCGAAAATTGCGGGTCGGTACTGGCGGTCAGATAA
- a CDS encoding Hsp70 family protein — protein sequence MSGHPKRIFGIDLGTTYSSIACVDEYGKTVVIPNSESQRLTPSVVFFNGNNIIVGDIAKENSKLYPNDVVSFVKRSMGEPNFIFEHNAVRYRAEEISSFIIRKIVQDAEHYLGLSGTENLVITCPAYFGINEREATKRAGEIAGFDVRQIINEPTAAAIAYGSIETDEERVILVYDLGGGTFDITMIDIKPDESIEVICTGGDHNLGGKDFDDRVIAYLVEEFQNQTGIREDILADADTCQDLQLSAEKAKKNLTQLESTKVLITHGGERIKLQFERKVFERLTQDLLERTIALTHDMLEEAVKKGYKHFDEIILVGGSTRMPMVVQRIKKEFGIEPKLFDPDEAVAKGAAIYGWKLFLQDEVREHISQKTGKKIHELEDFSALDLDDIIEEVEQLVANDTGYSIEDIQNAKLKIKNVTSKSFGVVAHDQNGNEIVYNLILKNNDVPVNTKKTFGTAVDNQEIASIQIMENEENDVVATLENSILIGTAVLNLPPDIAANTPIEIIFKLNREGRMEITAEEMSDAHRSVSVTIETRSVIRGKEFEEAKARAKHIVVI from the coding sequence ATGAGTGGTCATCCAAAAAGAATATTTGGTATTGATCTCGGTACCACATACTCTTCCATCGCATGCGTTGACGAATACGGGAAAACCGTCGTCATCCCGAATTCGGAAAGTCAACGGCTGACCCCGTCAGTGGTTTTCTTCAACGGAAACAATATCATTGTCGGCGATATCGCAAAGGAGAACTCAAAGCTCTATCCCAACGATGTCGTGAGTTTTGTCAAACGCTCAATGGGAGAACCCAATTTCATTTTCGAACATAATGCCGTACGCTATCGTGCCGAGGAGATTTCGAGCTTTATCATTCGAAAAATCGTTCAGGATGCCGAACACTATCTGGGATTATCCGGAACGGAAAATCTTGTCATAACGTGTCCGGCCTACTTCGGCATCAATGAACGAGAAGCGACAAAAAGAGCCGGTGAAATTGCCGGATTCGACGTCCGGCAGATCATCAATGAACCCACTGCCGCCGCGATTGCTTACGGTTCGATTGAGACAGATGAAGAGCGCGTTATCCTTGTATATGATCTGGGGGGAGGCACCTTTGACATCACCATGATCGACATAAAGCCGGATGAGAGTATCGAAGTCATCTGCACAGGAGGCGACCACAACCTCGGCGGCAAGGATTTCGACGATCGGGTGATCGCTTACCTTGTGGAAGAATTTCAAAACCAGACCGGTATACGGGAGGATATCCTCGCGGATGCCGATACCTGTCAGGACTTGCAGCTGTCGGCTGAAAAAGCGAAAAAAAATCTCACGCAGTTGGAAAGCACCAAGGTTCTGATCACTCACGGCGGCGAACGCATCAAGCTTCAATTTGAACGCAAGGTGTTTGAACGTCTGACCCAGGATCTCCTCGAAAGAACGATCGCCCTTACCCACGATATGCTCGAAGAAGCTGTGAAGAAGGGATACAAACACTTCGATGAAATCATTCTGGTCGGAGGATCGACCCGGATGCCTATGGTGGTTCAACGGATCAAGAAGGAATTTGGTATAGAACCAAAACTTTTTGATCCGGATGAAGCTGTCGCCAAGGGGGCTGCCATCTATGGTTGGAAACTGTTTCTGCAAGATGAGGTTCGAGAGCATATCTCACAGAAAACAGGAAAAAAGATTCATGAGCTTGAAGATTTCAGCGCACTGGACCTGGACGACATAATTGAGGAAGTTGAACAACTCGTCGCCAACGACACCGGATACTCCATCGAGGATATTCAAAACGCGAAACTCAAAATCAAAAACGTCACCAGCAAAAGCTTTGGTGTGGTCGCACATGACCAGAATGGCAATGAAATTGTCTATAACCTTATTCTCAAAAACAACGATGTTCCCGTGAACACCAAAAAAACATTCGGGACGGCGGTTGACAATCAAGAGATTGCCTCGATTCAGATCATGGAAAACGAAGAAAATGATGTTGTCGCGACTTTGGAGAACTCCATACTTATCGGAACGGCGGTTCTGAATCTGCCGCCCGATATCGCTGCCAATACCCCAATAGAGATTATCTTCAAACTCAATCGGGAAGGCCGCATGGAGATAACGGCGGAAGAGATGAGCGACGCGCATCGATCCGTCAGTGTGACCATTGAAACCCGATCGGTAATTCGAGGAAAAGAGTTCGAAGAAGCCAAAGCGCGAGCCAAACACATTGTTGTCATATAG
- a CDS encoding nucleotide exchange factor GrpE → MPQDAPLENPENSESETRLPGPRQTEWDRYLNESPPEKPTGFVGEGDHHIPGGTEEKVQVTGDRINEDDLAISSKAEAITPFEQKLEDITNQLSVLRKEFQVKIKTDAHKDKIIDNLHEELQQYKSNHLKKYFLPTIMDIIQFIDGMRKITHYLTLHQLDDNTPQQATKLINLLKSIPEDLEDICCRQGIRPFKCTDNTFDPSRQRILKKLDTPDRAKDKTVAESLRPGYVWDGEVIRPEMVSVYIYRTPELEKKAGDSDEWSSKKNIWY, encoded by the coding sequence ATGCCCCAGGACGCCCCCTTGGAAAACCCCGAAAATTCGGAATCCGAGACGAGGCTCCCTGGCCCTCGCCAAACGGAATGGGATCGGTATCTCAATGAATCGCCCCCCGAAAAACCGACGGGTTTCGTCGGCGAGGGCGATCATCACATCCCGGGAGGAACTGAGGAGAAGGTCCAGGTGACAGGCGACCGCATCAACGAAGATGATCTTGCCATATCCTCGAAGGCAGAGGCTATAACGCCCTTTGAGCAAAAACTGGAAGACATCACCAACCAGTTGTCCGTCCTCCGGAAGGAATTTCAGGTCAAAATCAAAACGGATGCCCACAAGGACAAAATCATCGATAATCTGCACGAGGAACTCCAGCAATACAAAAGCAATCATCTCAAGAAATACTTTCTGCCGACAATCATGGATATCATCCAATTTATCGACGGAATGCGAAAGATCACTCATTATCTGACGCTCCATCAATTGGATGACAACACGCCTCAACAGGCGACGAAACTGATCAATCTATTGAAATCCATTCCTGAAGATCTCGAAGATATCTGTTGCAGACAGGGAATCAGACCCTTCAAATGCACTGACAACACCTTTGACCCGAGTCGACAGAGAATTCTCAAAAAACTCGACACGCCGGATAGGGCAAAGGACAAAACAGTTGCAGAAAGCCTACGCCCGGGGTATGTATGGGACGGCGAGGTCATTCGACCGGAGATGGTATCGGTCTATATTTATAGAACGCCGGAATTGGAAAAGAAAGCGGGGGACAGCGATGAGTGGTCATCCAAAAAGAATATTTGGTATTGA
- a CDS encoding 6-phosphofructokinase, with translation MPESTSPPIENVLETSEARRATGNVTSALIERTGFEPPKCKVFHAPYTTLETDDTYTFRIDREAKTKLSGIIGNRVQRVVETDNPAHRESYEKPRKIGIVFSGGPAPGGHNVIAGLFDAAKKANPDSTIYGFLMGPDGIIENEAIELTRDTVDRYRNIGGFSMIKTGRTKIDTPQKMTLSRQTCRHLGLNALVVVGGDDSNTNAAFLAQEMLADGIQVIGVPKTIDGDIQVRDDAGNVLCAMSFGFHSAARAFAGAISNLCTDGSSDVKYWHICKVMGRVASHLALEVALQTHANMTFIGEELADYVDTARLERAEKTGTIDYTAYGMTLRNLSRVICEGIVRRAAVGKNYGVMVIPEGILEFINEIQIFIVKLNTIIAEYNATHDVSFHQDFPLLADKLEYLRRLAQRSRDESAFTVWNTRDEDLFNDIPDFFQEGLLMERDSHGNFPFSQVETEKVLMDLVKDYLKILQEQGHYRIGIRRDYFIKTLRAGGMDPETYGHVLFSNWEDGEYLLMKADIISLKTLKQALLKEDAMEEGREIPPPIQKIYKKSVPDFKIQTHFYGYDGRGSDPTYFDCLYTYNLGLTVFSLIANGATGQMAAIKNLEHALSDWEPIGIPIAPLMHLEERKGKLALVIERSIVDLEAVAFQAVKANRESWLAAFPGEDNYRHPGPVRLSSEIDESRPLTLLLNALSRRSMDV, from the coding sequence ATGCCCGAGAGCACATCACCGCCTATTGAAAACGTCCTTGAAACATCCGAAGCCCGGCGGGCAACAGGAAACGTCACCTCGGCCCTCATCGAACGAACGGGATTTGAGCCGCCGAAATGCAAGGTGTTTCACGCGCCTTACACCACGTTGGAAACTGACGACACCTATACCTTTCGAATCGACAGAGAAGCAAAGACCAAATTGTCCGGCATCATCGGCAATCGGGTCCAGCGTGTCGTTGAGACCGACAACCCGGCCCATCGGGAATCTTATGAAAAGCCAAGAAAAATCGGCATCGTCTTTTCAGGCGGGCCGGCACCCGGAGGGCACAACGTCATCGCCGGCCTTTTTGATGCGGCGAAAAAGGCCAACCCGGACAGCACGATCTATGGTTTTCTCATGGGGCCGGACGGGATTATCGAAAACGAAGCGATCGAGTTGACCCGCGACACCGTCGACCGGTACCGCAACATAGGCGGATTCTCCATGATCAAGACCGGCCGGACGAAAATCGACACGCCCCAGAAAATGACACTTTCCCGACAAACCTGTAGACACCTTGGACTGAATGCTCTCGTGGTTGTCGGCGGAGATGATTCCAACACCAACGCCGCGTTTCTGGCCCAGGAGATGTTGGCGGACGGGATCCAGGTTATCGGGGTTCCCAAGACCATCGACGGGGATATCCAGGTCAGAGACGATGCCGGCAACGTCCTGTGTGCCATGTCTTTCGGTTTTCACTCGGCTGCGAGGGCTTTCGCAGGCGCAATATCGAATCTATGCACCGACGGAAGCTCGGATGTCAAATACTGGCATATCTGTAAGGTCATGGGGCGGGTCGCAAGTCATCTGGCTCTGGAGGTCGCTCTCCAGACCCATGCCAACATGACGTTCATCGGGGAAGAACTGGCCGATTATGTCGACACGGCCCGTCTTGAACGAGCGGAAAAAACCGGAACCATCGACTACACGGCTTACGGCATGACGCTCCGCAATCTCTCCCGGGTGATCTGTGAGGGGATTGTCCGGCGGGCGGCAGTGGGAAAAAATTACGGGGTAATGGTGATCCCCGAGGGCATACTGGAATTTATCAATGAAATTCAAATTTTTATCGTTAAACTCAATACCATCATCGCCGAATACAACGCAACCCACGACGTGAGCTTCCACCAGGATTTTCCGCTTCTGGCGGACAAACTCGAATACCTGAGGCGCCTGGCCCAACGGTCCAGAGACGAGAGCGCCTTCACTGTCTGGAACACCCGCGATGAGGACCTGTTCAACGATATTCCGGACTTTTTCCAGGAAGGCCTCCTCATGGAAAGAGACAGCCATGGAAATTTTCCCTTCTCACAGGTCGAAACCGAGAAGGTGTTAATGGACCTGGTCAAGGACTACCTCAAGATTCTTCAGGAACAAGGGCATTACCGCATCGGCATCCGCAGGGACTACTTTATCAAAACCCTCAGGGCAGGCGGTATGGATCCCGAAACATACGGCCATGTGCTGTTTTCCAACTGGGAAGACGGCGAATACCTCCTGATGAAGGCGGATATCATCTCCCTCAAGACCCTCAAACAAGCCCTCCTGAAGGAAGATGCCATGGAGGAAGGCAGGGAGATTCCACCACCCATTCAGAAAATATACAAAAAATCGGTTCCCGACTTCAAAATACAGACCCATTTTTACGGCTACGACGGCCGAGGAAGCGATCCCACCTATTTCGACTGCTTATACACCTACAATCTGGGTCTTACCGTCTTCAGTCTGATTGCCAACGGGGCCACCGGCCAGATGGCCGCCATCAAGAATCTGGAGCATGCTCTGTCGGATTGGGAGCCCATCGGCATTCCCATCGCCCCATTGATGCATCTTGAGGAACGAAAAGGGAAATTGGCCCTGGTCATCGAGCGCAGCATCGTCGATCTCGAGGCCGTCGCGTTTCAGGCCGTTAAGGCAAATCGGGAATCATGGTTGGCTGCGTTTCCCGGAGAGGATAACTACCGACACCCCGGGCCCGTGAGACTGTCCAGCGAAATCGACGAAAGTCGACCGCTCACGTTGCTCTTGAATGCTCTGTCTCGTCGGTCTATGGACGTTTAA
- a CDS encoding transporter substrate-binding domain-containing protein, whose product MKRNFHTGAILVLALLMSSIGSSWAADIDLAKKSTIEQILQKGELRVGFEAGYMPFEMTDQKGEFVGFDIDMAKMMAKAMGVKFVPVNTAWDGIIPSLITGKFDIIMSGMTVTQERNLKVNFADPYIVVGQAILLNKKHEGAITSYKDLNDSKYIVTSKLGTTGEQAVKRYIPKCTYKSFETETEAVLEVINGKADAYVYDQPNCVVIMAQQGSGNLVFLDEPFTYEPLAWAITKGDPDFLNWLNNFLRQVKNDGRYDQIYNKWIKSTDWYQNVK is encoded by the coding sequence ATGAAGCGAAATTTTCACACTGGAGCGATCTTGGTGCTGGCGTTGTTGATGAGTTCGATTGGGTCCTCGTGGGCGGCGGATATCGATCTGGCGAAAAAATCGACCATTGAACAAATCCTCCAGAAAGGCGAACTTCGGGTGGGCTTCGAGGCGGGCTACATGCCGTTTGAAATGACCGACCAGAAGGGGGAATTCGTCGGCTTCGACATCGACATGGCCAAGATGATGGCCAAGGCCATGGGCGTGAAATTCGTTCCGGTCAACACTGCCTGGGACGGCATCATTCCTTCACTCATTACCGGGAAGTTCGATATCATCATGAGCGGCATGACCGTCACCCAGGAGCGAAATCTGAAAGTGAATTTTGCCGATCCTTATATCGTTGTCGGTCAGGCGATTTTGCTCAACAAAAAGCATGAAGGCGCTATAACCTCTTACAAGGATCTGAACGATTCCAAATACATCGTCACCTCCAAGCTCGGTACGACCGGCGAGCAGGCCGTGAAACGCTACATTCCCAAATGCACCTACAAATCCTTCGAGACCGAGACCGAGGCCGTTCTCGAGGTCATCAACGGCAAGGCCGATGCCTATGTTTACGATCAGCCCAACTGCGTTGTCATCATGGCACAACAAGGCAGCGGCAACCTGGTGTTTCTGGATGAGCCGTTTACCTATGAACCCCTGGCATGGGCTATCACCAAAGGTGATCCTGATTTTTTGAACTGGTTGAACAACTTCCTGCGGCAGGTCAAAAACGACGGTCGATATGATCAGATTTACAACAAATGGATCAAAAGCACCGATTGGTACCAGAACGTGAAGTAA
- a CDS encoding amino acid ABC transporter permease produces MNSTLTLQKLRQKRSYFTWATVFFLLLAAAIAGLYYAAAQIDYVWRWYRIPRYFYYQEDIEIRSEIAGEVTAITYAGDGVSITVKGDNGEETYSAPTRTVQVSDGDLIFVGDTLASYKTWKVGILLLGLWITIKVSLIAIFFGILIGVFAGLARISTNPALKWSAITYIELIRGSPLLVQIFIWYFVLGTLINTLLIKQQVGITIPPLWFGVAALAFFTGAYVAEMVRAGIQSIHRGQTEAARSLGMTYGQTMVHVILPQAMRRILPPLAGQFISLIKDSSLLGIIAIRELSKATREVVTTSLQPFELWFVCALLYLVLTFSLSMWVQYLERRTLV; encoded by the coding sequence ATGAACTCAACCTTGACGCTTCAAAAGCTAAGGCAGAAAAGATCGTATTTTACATGGGCTACGGTATTTTTTTTGCTGTTGGCCGCCGCCATTGCCGGACTGTATTATGCCGCTGCCCAGATCGATTATGTGTGGCGCTGGTATCGAATCCCCAGATATTTTTATTACCAGGAAGACATTGAAATTCGATCGGAGATTGCCGGGGAGGTAACGGCCATAACGTATGCGGGGGACGGTGTTTCCATCACCGTCAAGGGAGACAACGGGGAAGAAACCTATAGCGCTCCGACGCGGACCGTACAGGTCAGCGACGGCGATCTGATTTTTGTCGGCGACACGCTTGCCTCCTACAAAACGTGGAAGGTTGGCATTCTCCTGTTGGGGTTGTGGATTACCATCAAGGTCAGTCTGATCGCCATTTTTTTCGGAATCCTGATCGGCGTGTTCGCCGGACTCGCCAGGATATCCACCAATCCCGCCTTGAAGTGGAGCGCCATTACATATATCGAACTGATCCGGGGATCGCCGTTACTGGTGCAGATTTTTATCTGGTATTTTGTTCTCGGAACGCTGATCAACACACTTCTCATCAAACAACAGGTCGGCATCACCATTCCGCCCCTGTGGTTCGGCGTTGCTGCCCTGGCATTTTTTACGGGCGCCTATGTCGCCGAGATGGTCCGCGCCGGCATTCAATCCATCCACCGCGGGCAGACCGAAGCGGCCCGATCCCTGGGGATGACTTATGGTCAGACAATGGTCCATGTCATCCTGCCTCAGGCCATGCGTCGTATACTGCCTCCCCTTGCCGGTCAATTCATCAGCCTCATCAAGGATTCCTCGTTGCTGGGGATCATCGCCATACGGGAGCTCAGCAAAGCCACACGAGAGGTGGTAACCACCAGTTTGCAACCCTTCGAACTCTGGTTCGTGTGCGCTCTTCTTTATCTTGTTCTCACCTTTTCGCTTTCCATGTGGGTGCAGTATCTGGAAAGGAGGACCCTGGTATAG
- a CDS encoding amino acid ABC transporter ATP-binding protein, which translates to MIDVRNISKTFIVPHEVRALVDVSNTVKAGEVVVVIGPSGSGKSTFIRCLNHLEVPDEGHIFIDGVDILDPKTDINKVRTEVGMVFQSFNLFPHKTVLENVTLAQRVVRKRGKEEALDRAMILLKKVGIQDKANVYPDQLSGGQQQRVAIARALAMDPKIMLFDEPTSALDPEMIGEVLDVMKTLAREGMTMVVVTHEMGFAREVADRVIFMDHGAVVEEGTPEHFFRNPTHDRTKLFLSQIL; encoded by the coding sequence GTGATTGATGTCAGGAATATATCGAAAACCTTTATCGTTCCCCATGAGGTCCGCGCATTGGTCGATGTCTCGAACACGGTCAAAGCAGGGGAAGTCGTGGTGGTCATCGGTCCGTCGGGATCCGGCAAGAGTACGTTCATTCGTTGCCTGAACCACCTGGAGGTTCCGGACGAGGGGCATATTTTCATTGACGGTGTCGATATTCTGGATCCCAAAACCGACATTAATAAGGTTCGCACGGAGGTCGGCATGGTGTTTCAGTCCTTTAACCTCTTCCCCCATAAGACCGTATTGGAGAATGTCACTCTGGCCCAACGAGTGGTCCGGAAGCGCGGGAAGGAGGAAGCGCTCGACCGGGCCATGATCCTCCTTAAAAAAGTCGGGATCCAGGACAAGGCCAACGTCTACCCGGATCAACTTTCCGGAGGACAGCAACAGCGGGTCGCTATCGCCCGGGCACTGGCCATGGACCCTAAGATCATGCTTTTCGACGAACCGACATCGGCATTGGATCCTGAGATGATCGGCGAGGTGCTGGATGTCATGAAGACCCTGGCCAGGGAAGGTATGACCATGGTGGTGGTGACCCATGAGATGGGGTTTGCACGGGAGGTGGCCGATCGAGTCATCTTCATGGATCACGGTGCCGTCGTTGAGGAAGGGACCCCCGAGCATTTCTTCAGGAATCCGACCCACGATCGGACCAAGCTCTTTTTAAGCCAGATACTCTGA
- a CDS encoding CBS and ACT domain-containing protein, with amino-acid sequence MYVGRVMHTDLVTVTPETPVAEARDILVEKSIDHLLVVDKKGRLKGIISDRDIKQSWASPATSLSVHELNYLLSRLTVDMVMIRKIISISPDTTIERAALLMQENRIRSLPVMEDDRLVGIITTTDVMGVLLSAIGIDQDSRRFVVLVDRDRIGSVAEITNILKEKKVNILSLFAWPDKGVPGVYHLVMRVPSADGDRAVSALTTGGFKVLTGYVKDITPYLPSP; translated from the coding sequence ATGTATGTTGGCAGGGTCATGCATACAGATCTCGTTACCGTGACGCCGGAAACGCCCGTCGCCGAGGCGCGGGACATTCTCGTCGAAAAAAGTATCGACCATCTTTTGGTGGTCGATAAAAAAGGCCGTCTCAAAGGGATCATTTCCGACAGGGATATCAAGCAGAGTTGGGCCTCTCCGGCGACTTCCCTCAGCGTCCATGAACTGAATTACCTTCTAAGCCGCCTGACCGTCGATATGGTGATGATCCGAAAAATTATTTCTATTTCACCCGACACCACCATCGAGCGGGCGGCTCTTCTCATGCAGGAGAATCGAATTCGGTCGCTGCCGGTCATGGAAGACGATCGACTGGTGGGGATCATCACCACGACCGATGTCATGGGCGTGCTCCTGTCGGCCATCGGTATCGATCAGGATAGCCGACGGTTCGTCGTGCTTGTCGACCGGGACCGCATCGGGAGCGTCGCGGAGATCACGAATATCCTGAAAGAGAAGAAGGTCAACATTTTAAGCCTTTTTGCATGGCCGGACAAGGGGGTCCCGGGGGTGTATCACCTGGTGATGCGGGTGCCTTCGGCAGACGGCGACCGTGCCGTTTCGGCCCTGACGACCGGAGGGTTTAAGGTGTTGACCGGATACGTAAAGGATATCACTCCCTATCTGCCGTCTCCATGA